The Streptomyces armeniacus genomic interval TACGGCCCGGCACTGGCCGGACTCCACCTGCCGGATGACGACCTGGCCGGGTACGCGGTTGTCGCGCAGCGCGTCGTCCAGCGAGGTCATCAGCTCGGCGCGTACGAGCAGCCACGCCACCATCGCGCAGGCGGCCACCGCGACCGCCACGGTCACCGCCACCAGCAGCGCGAGCCGGGAGCGCAGCGGCAGCGCGTTGAGCCAACGCCGCACTATGCCGAGCCTCTCGGTGTACCGGAGCCCCGCTGGGCGGCACTGCCCCTGTGCCCGTCGCCCTTGGGCCCGTCGCCCCTGCCCGCGTCGGACTCGCGCAGGACGAAGCCGACGCCCCGTACGGTCTGTACGAGCCGCGGCTCGCCGCCCGCCTCGGTCTTGCGGCGCAGGTACATCACGTACACGTCCAGCGAGTTGGACGACGGCTCGAAGTCGAAGCCCCAGACGGCCTTGAGGATCTGCTCCCGCGTGAGGACCTGCCGCGGGTGCGACAGGAACATCTCCAGCAGCATGAACTCCGTACGCGTCAGCTCCACCGGCCGCCCGCCGCGCGTCACTTCGCGGCTGCCCAGGTCCATCCGCAGGTCCGCGAAGGCCAGCGTGCCGGGCGGCGCCCCCGAAGCACCGGCCGCACCAGCCGCGCCGGGTGCCGCGCCGCCGCCCGCGGCCGCCTCCTCGGCGTACGAGCTGCGGCGCAGCAACGCGCGGATGCGCGCCAGGAGTTCGTCCAGCTCGAACGGCTTGACGAGGTAGTCGTCGGCGCCCGCGTCCAGCCCGGTCACGCGGTCGCCGACCGTGTCGCGGGCGGTCAGCATCAGGATCGGCACCCGTACGCCCGAGGCACGCAGCCGGCGGGCGGCGGTGAGGCCGTCCATACGGGGCATCAGCACATCGAGGATGATCAGCTCAGGCTCGTGCGCGGCGGCCTGCTCGAGGGCGTCCAGGCCGTCGACGGCGAGCACGGTCTCGTACCCCTCGAAGCTGAGGCTGCGGCGCAGGGCGTCCCGCACCGCGGGCTCGTCGTCGACGATCAGCACGCTCATGCCCTCCAGCATGCCTGGTGACGGGCCGTCCGCGGCGGCGGTCGGGACGGATTCGGGTACAGGGGCGGTTACGGGGACGGAGGCAGGTGGGGGAGCGGGTGCGCCGGTCACGGGACTGCCCGCCGCCGGCACCGCGCCCGCCGCCCGTTCAGTCGTTTCCGGCACGGAGATCGTCCAGCACCCGCTTCGCGTCGTTGACGGGGATGGCGAAGCCGAGGCCCGCGCTGCCCGAGTCGGAGGCGGCGGCGCCGTCGCCGCCGTTGCCGTACATGGCCGAGTTGATCCCTATGACCTCGCCCGCCATGTTCACGAGCGGGCCGCCGGAGTTGCCGGGGTTCAGCGAGGCGTCCGTCTGGAGCGCCTTGTACGTGGTGGTGTCCGTGCCGACGTCGCCGTTGTACTGGCCGCCGCCGAACTCGAACGGCCACCGCCCGTCCCCGCCGCCCTGCCGGCCGGAATCGCCGTCCTCCCGCTGCACCTTCACCTCGCGGTCCTTGGCCGAGATGATCCCGCTGGTGACGGTGCCGGTCAGGCCCTCGGGCGAGCCGAAGGCGACGACCTCGTCACCGACGCCGACCTTGTCGGAATCGCCGAGGACGGCCGGGGTCAGGCCGCCGGCGCCGTCGACCTTGATCAGCGCCAGGTCCAGGTCCGGCTCGGTGCCGACGACGTCGGCGGTGGCGGTCTTGCCGTTCTCGAACGTGACCTGCACCTTCTCGGCGCCCGCGACGACGTGGTTGTTGGTGAGGATCTCGCCGTCCTCGGTGATCACCACGCCGGAGCCGGTGGCCTCCCCCTCCGCCGAGGTGGCGTTGATCTCCACGACGCTCTGGCTGACCGTCTTGGCCACCGTGCCGACGGTGCCGCCGTTGGCGGAGGTCTGCGCGGCCGACGTGGCGGAGCTGCCGCCGCCACCGTCCGAGCCGCCGCCGTACGCGCCCTCCACGACCGCGCCCGCCCCGCCGCCGACCAGCGCCGCCGCCACGGCCACGGCGGCGAGCAGCGCGGCGGGCCGGCTGCGCGGCCGGCGCCGCGAAGCGGGCGGCTTGGCGGCGGAGGCGGGGGCCAGTCGGCGCGGGGCGCGGCGGGCGGCGGCGGAACGGGGGATGCGTGCTCGGGCGCGGGGTGCGCGTGCGCGGAGCGGTCCGGGTCCGGGTGGTTCGTGTCGTATGCGCTCATGCCGACCAGCGTGCTGGCCGCTCATGAGATTTACGTGAGTGCGGGCTTAGGTTGCCGTCTATATCTGCGGGCGCCCGCGCCGGGCCCGTGCGCCGCGGCTCACCCGTGCCCGACGGCTCAGGTGTACTGCGGCCACGCCTGCTGCTGGTAGGACTGCTGGTAGGACTGCGCCGGGTTCTCCTGTACGGCCGGGTTGTCGCCCCACTCGTGCAGGATGCCGTCCCAGTCGTGGGTGCCGCCTGCCGTGTCCCCCGTGTACGTGCGGTTCGGGTCCTGGCCCCACGCCTGCTGTACGGCGGCGTTCCAGCCGGCCTGCGTCGGGTCCGTGACGGCCGTGACGTCCCAGCCGGACGTCGCCTGCTGCGTGGGGATGCCGTACGCGTCGGTCTGCACCGCTCCGGAGCCGCGGCGGTGCCGGCCCGCCGCCTCCTCCGGTGCGTACGCGCCCCGGTACGGCCCGAGTCTGCCCTGCACCGACAGCTGCTGGGCGCGGGTGACCAGGCGCGACAGGTCCAGCCCGAACTCGGCCGCCAGCACCTGCAGATCCACGCCCGTCTGCCAGCCCCCGACGAGGACGGCGTCCATCGCCGCCGACCACACCGGCTCCGTGCCCGCACCCGCGGCGGCCCCCGCGCCCGTCACCTGTGCCTGCGCCTGCGCCTGCTGTGCCTGGGTCTGCTGCGTCTGCTGGGCCTGTGCCTGTGCCTGCTGCGCCTGTACGTGGGCCTGCAACTGCGTCTGGCCCACCTGCGGTTGCGGCTGGGTCTGCGACTGCGCGTATCCCGAGCCGTCGGGCACGCCGTTGGCGAGGTGCTGCTCCTCGGCCGTCGGCGGGTTCGCGGCGGGGGCGGTGAGCAGTTCGTCCGCGACGGCGCGGGCGTCCTCCTTGCCCACCGTGCGGCGGGCGATGCGTACCTCCCGTTCGGTCAGACCGAGCAGATCGGCCACCGCACCGTCGTTGCGTACGGTCACCGCGAACGCCGCGAGCATCCGCGACCGGGCGGCCTGGGCATCGTCAAGCGTGCCCTGGACGTCTCTCACGTTTTCGTCGCTGCGGCAGAACGCCTCTGCCAGTACCGCGTTGCGGTCCCAAAGCTGCCTCGGTTCCATGGCCGGATCAACGTGCGCCGTCCCTCGAACGCATCCGTTTCGTCCCGCGTATCACACTAATGGCCGTATGCTCCCGGCGGTTGGTGACGGCGGGGCGCGCCGGCGTACACCGCAGCGCGCAGGTGCGCGCCGGGGCGCGCCCGCCGGCCCGTTTCCCTAGCCGCAGCCGCAGGAGCGGCGCACCACCAGGCCGGACGGGAACTGCCGGACGCGCTCGCGGCGCGACCCCAGCACCCGCAGCCCGTCGTCCAGCACCAGGTCGACCGCCGCCCGCGCCATCGCGGGGCGGTCGGACGCGACGGTCGTCAGCGGCGGGTCGGTGAGCGCCGCCTCCTTGACGTCGTCGAAGCCGGTCACGGCCAGCTCGCCGGGCACGTCGATGTCCAGCTCGCGGGCGGCCCGCAGAACGCCGATGGCCTGGTCGTCCGTCGAGCAGAACAGCGCCGTCGGCCGGTCCGGCCGGTCCAGCAGGTCCAGCGCGAGCCGGTACGTGTCGTAGCGGTTGTACGGGGACTGGAACAGGCGGCCCTCCACCGAGCGCCCCGCCTCCCGCATGGCCCGCGACCAGCCGTCGACGTGGTCGGTCACCGGGTCGCCGTTCTCCGGTGTGGACTCCATGCCGCCGAGGCACGCGACGTACTCGTGCCCGTGCTCCAGCAGATGCCGGGTGGCGAGCTGCGCTCCGCCCACGTCGTCCAGGACCACGGCCACGTCGTCGATCGCCTCCGGGCGGCGGTGCAGCAGCACCACGCGGGCGTCCCAGGCCTCGATCTCCGTCGCGGAGTGCTCGCTGGGGCCCTGGCTGATGAGGATCAGCCCGGACACCCGCATGCCCAGGAAGGCGCGGAGGTAGTGCACCTCGCGCTCGTCGAGGTAGTCCGAGTTGCCGACGAGGACCATCTTCCCGCGGTCCGCCGCGGCCTGTTCGACCGCGTGCGCCATCTCGGCGAAGAACGGCTGACGCGCGTCCGGGACGATCAGGCCTATCAGGTCGGTCCGCCGCGACGCCATGGCCTGCGCGACCCGGTCCGGGCGGTAGCCGAGCTCTCTGATGGCGGCCAGCACCCGCTCCTTGGTGGCCGGTGCCACCGGGCGGGGCCCGTTGTTGATCACATAGCTGACCACCGCGGTCGACGTACCCGCCAGCCTTGCCACATCGTCCCGCGTCACCTTGGCCACGGCGGTCAGTCTACGCGGGGTGCGTGGGCTCCTCGCAGGTGCGCGCACCACTCGTATGACCGGAGGTACGTCCCGCCGTACGCGCCCGGCCGCCGCGGATCCGGCGCACCGCTGCCGTACGTCCGCTCAGCGTCCGCCGTACGTCCGGGGCACCGCTGCCGTCACGTCCGCCTCAGCGTCCGCCGCCGGTGTCGGCCGCGCGCCGGGTGACCTCCTCGGCCGCCTCGGTGACGGACTTGGACTCGGCGTCCGCCTTCTTCGCGGCGGCGGACTTCTCGCCCTTGTCGGGCGAGACGAAGCGGTAACCGACGTTCCGTACGGTCCCGATCAGCGCCTCGTACTCCGGGCCGAGCTTCGCGCGCAGCCGCCGTACGTGCACGTCGACGGTGCGGGTGCCGCCGAAGTAGTCGTAGCCCCACACCTCCTGGAGCAGCTGGGCCCGCGTGAAGACCCGGCCGGGGTGCTGGGCGAGGTACTTGAGGAGCTCGAACTCCTTGAACGTGAGGTCGAGCACCCGGCCCTTGAGCTTTGCGCTGTACGTGGCCTCGTCCACCGACAGGTCGCCGTTGCGGATCTCCATCGGGCTGTCGTCCGAGCCGATCTGCTGCCGGCCGGTCGCCAGCCGCAGTCGCGCCTCGACCTCGGCGGGGCCCGCAGTGTCGAGCAGGACGTCGTCGACGCCCCACTCGGCGGTGACGGCCGCCAGGCCGCCCTCGGTGACGATCAGCACCAGCGGGCAGCCGGGGCCGGTGGAGCGCAGCAGCTGGCACAGGGCGCGGACCTGCGGCAGGTCGCGCCGCCCGTCGACGAGGATGACGTCGGCGCCGGGAGCGTTCACCAGCGCGGGGCCCTCGGCGGGCACGACCCGTACGTTGTGCAGCAGGAGACCCAGCGCGGGGAGGACTTCGGTGGACGGCTGGAGGGCGTTGGTGAGCAGGAGGAGCGAGCTCATGCGCGCTCACCTCCGGTGGAGGGCGGTCGGTGTCCTGTTCGCTGACCCATGTGTCGGGTTCCTTCCTCGGTCCCTGCGAGGACGTCGGCGGCACCGCTCCGTACCGCCCGTAAAAGCACAAAAGGATCCGGGGGCAACGCTGCCCGGATCCCTCTTGCCCAGCAGAATAGCCCACCTGGGCAGGTAACGGGAGTGTGAGATGTCCGGTCACCGCTTACACGCGAACACGGAGGGTGACTTCGCGGTTTCGTGCGACACCACACGGAACGGCCGGGCGATGCCGTACGGAACGCCGGAGTGACACCGTACGGAACGCCGGAGTGACACCGTACGGAAGCGCCCGAAAGGGGCAACTCGACCCGCGCGGCACGCGCCGCTCCCGCGACGCGCCATCATGGGACCCGCACCGGAAACCGGCGAGAGGGACAGCATGGCGAGCGGCACGATCCGCTACTGGGCGGCGGCCAAGGCCGCGGCCGGCCTCGCGGAGGAGAAGTACGACGCCGCGACGCTCGCCGACGCGCTCGCCGACGCACGCGTACGGCACACCGCGCGCCCCGACTTCGAACGGGTGCTGCTCCGCTGCTCGTTCCTGGTGGACGGAGCACCCGTCGGCACCCGCGCGCACGACGCGGTGCCGCTGAGCGAGGGCGGCACGGTCGAGGTGCTGCCGCCGTTCGCGGGCGGTGCGCGATGACGGGGAGAGCGCCGCACTACGGCGGCCCGTACGAGCCGCAGGACCCGCACGCGCGGCAGCCGTACGGGCGGGACGCGTACGGTCGCGACGCGTACGGGCACGATGCGTACGGGCACGACGCGTACGGGCCGGACGCACGCGGACAGCAGCCGTACGCGCAGCAGCCGTACGAGCCGTACGAGCAGCCGTACGGGCACGAGGCGTACGACCCGCAACGGCCGGTGGCGTACGTCCAGCCGCAGGAGCCGTACGACGCGTACGACGCGCAGCCGTACGAGCCGCAGCCGGGGCCGCACGCGTACCCGTATCCGCACTCGCAGGGCACGGTGTACGTCCCGCCCCAGGCCCAGCAGCCCCAGCAACCGCAACAGACGCAACAGACGCAACAGCCACAGCAGCCGCAACAGGCCCAGCCCGTACCGCAGGCGCCCCCGCCGCCGCAGGCACGCCCGCACCGCACGCACCCCGGGCCCGGCCCGCTGCCGCCCGAGCAGCACACCACCAGCGCCACCGGCGCGCTCGTACCGGACGACCCCGCTCCGCGCGCCCCGCGTACGGCGTCGGCGTCCGCGCCGCGCTCCAGCACGCGGCGCGCGCGGCCGAGCCCGATCATCGCGCCCGGTCTGCAGCCGGCCGCGGTGACCGCCGTACTCGCACTGCTGCTGGCCGGTACCGCGCCGCTGCCGCGTGCCGTGCTCGCGGTGGCCGTGGTGCTGCTGCAGGCGGTGACGGCCGCGGGCTGGTTCCGGCTGAACGGGATGTGGCCCGCGCGCCAGGGCATCGCGCTGGCGTTCCTCGCGGGCGTCACGGCGGACGTCGCGCTGCTCGCCGCCGGCCGGGAGCACACCGGCACGGCGCTCGTCGGCACGCTGGGCATCTGGTGCGTACTGGCGATCGTGCTCCAGCTCCGCAACCACTCCAGCCCGGACGAGCGCCTGTACGCGCTCACCGCGGCCTTCACCGCCACCGGCCTCACCGTGGTCGCCGCCGGCCATCTGGCCATCGCGCCGACGAGCACGGACGCGGTCACCGTGGGCGCCGCGGCGGTCGGCGTCGCCGTACTGGCGCGTGCGCTGCCGCTGCCCCCGTTCGTCTCCCCCGCGGTGGCGCTGCTCGCGGCGGCCGGCGCGGGCATCGCGGCGGGCCGCCTCACGGACATGGGCAACGAGGGTGCGCTGCTGGGGCTGGCGGCCGGGGTGTGCGCGCTGACCGGCCTCCGGGTCGCGAGCTACGACTTCCCGTCCCGTTTCGTGCACATGACCGCGGGCGTGGCACTGCCGCTCACGCTGGCGGCCCCCGCGGTGTACCTGCTGGGCCGCGCGCTGGTGTGAACCGGCGGGCGGGAACGCGCGCGTGGCGAACGGTCCGCCGCACCCGCCGGGTTGTACCGGCTCTGATACGAAGCCGTGCGGTGGCCGTTCAGGCTCCCCGCCCGCTCAGGACGTCG includes:
- a CDS encoding LacI family DNA-binding transcriptional regulator, whose product is MAKVTRDDVARLAGTSTAVVSYVINNGPRPVAPATKERVLAAIRELGYRPDRVAQAMASRRTDLIGLIVPDARQPFFAEMAHAVEQAAADRGKMVLVGNSDYLDEREVHYLRAFLGMRVSGLILISQGPSEHSATEIEAWDARVVLLHRRPEAIDDVAVVLDDVGGAQLATRHLLEHGHEYVACLGGMESTPENGDPVTDHVDGWSRAMREAGRSVEGRLFQSPYNRYDTYRLALDLLDRPDRPTALFCSTDDQAIGVLRAARELDIDVPGELAVTGFDDVKEAALTDPPLTTVASDRPAMARAAVDLVLDDGLRVLGSRRERVRQFPSGLVVRRSCGCG
- a CDS encoding response regulator transcription factor — translated: MSVLIVDDEPAVRDALRRSLSFEGYETVLAVDGLDALEQAAAHEPELIILDVLMPRMDGLTAARRLRASGVRVPILMLTARDTVGDRVTGLDAGADDYLVKPFELDELLARIRALLRRSSYAEEAAAGGGAAPGAAGAAGASGAPPGTLAFADLRMDLGSREVTRGGRPVELTRTEFMLLEMFLSHPRQVLTREQILKAVWGFDFEPSSNSLDVYVMYLRRKTEAGGEPRLVQTVRGVGFVLRESDAGRGDGPKGDGHRGSAAQRGSGTPRGSA
- a CDS encoding response regulator transcription factor → MSSLLLLTNALQPSTEVLPALGLLLHNVRVVPAEGPALVNAPGADVILVDGRRDLPQVRALCQLLRSTGPGCPLVLIVTEGGLAAVTAEWGVDDVLLDTAGPAEVEARLRLATGRQQIGSDDSPMEIRNGDLSVDEATYSAKLKGRVLDLTFKEFELLKYLAQHPGRVFTRAQLLQEVWGYDYFGGTRTVDVHVRRLRAKLGPEYEALIGTVRNVGYRFVSPDKGEKSAAAKKADAESKSVTEAAEEVTRRAADTGGGR
- a CDS encoding S1C family serine protease, whose protein sequence is MSGQHAGRHERIRHEPPGPGPLRARAPRARARIPRSAAARRAPRRLAPASAAKPPASRRRPRSRPAALLAAVAVAAALVGGGAGAVVEGAYGGGSDGGGGSSATSAAQTSANGGTVGTVAKTVSQSVVEINATSAEGEATGSGVVITEDGEILTNNHVVAGAEKVQVTFENGKTATADVVGTEPDLDLALIKVDGAGGLTPAVLGDSDKVGVGDEVVAFGSPEGLTGTVTSGIISAKDREVKVQREDGDSGRQGGGDGRWPFEFGGGQYNGDVGTDTTTYKALQTDASLNPGNSGGPLVNMAGEVIGINSAMYGNGGDGAAASDSGSAGLGFAIPVNDAKRVLDDLRAGND
- a CDS encoding MoaD/ThiS family protein, which encodes MASGTIRYWAAAKAAAGLAEEKYDAATLADALADARVRHTARPDFERVLLRCSFLVDGAPVGTRAHDAVPLSEGGTVEVLPPFAGGAR